The Planctomycetota bacterium nucleotide sequence TGATTAACGATCCGGTTGAGTTGGCCGTTGGCCGTGCGGAACACACCGAAGTAGAACAACAGTAGAATTGCAACGATCACGCCAAGCAACTTGCGCTGGCGTTTCCGCAGGACGGTGATCTGTTGTTCGAGTTCGGACACGGCGGGTTACCCACCGGTTGCATCGGCGGATTCCGTGGCCGGCTTTGCAGAGGTCGTGCGATGGCGAATCCACTGGAGAAACAACCCATGAGCCGGCGCGGTCGGGCCGGCGGCGGTTCGGTCCTGGGCGGCGAGCACGTCCGGTATCGAGTCGGGGTCGATCTTGCCGCGGCCGACCTCGGCGAGTGTGCCGGCGATGATGCGGACCTGATTCCAGAGAAAACCGGTGCCCTCGACGCCGATCACGATCCGCTGACCACGTCGGCTCACGGTGCAGTCAGTGATGGTGCGGACGGTGTGCTCGCGGCCATGGCCGGGCTTGGCGAAGCTCGCGAAGTCGTGGGTCCCGACCAGATTTCCGGCGGCGGCTCGCATCGCGGCAAGGTCTGAAACGCCACGCCGATGGAACGCCAGATCGTGCAGAAAGAGGTTGCGATCGTCGCCTGTCCATATCTGGTACTGATACCGCTTGTCGATCGTGTCGCCGATGGTGTCGAAGTCATCCGCCGCGTGATCGATACGAACGGCGAGCACATCGACGGGCAGTTTCGCGTTGAGCGCCTTGCGCATCCCCTCAAGGGGAATCTGCGTCATGTGTGTATCGAACCGCGCGACTTGCCCTTTGGCGTGAACGCCGGCGTCGGTCCGGCTGGAACCGACGACCGTGACCGGATGCCTGACCACTTGCTGCAACGCGTGCCGGACCTCCCGTTGGACGGTGCGAAGCCCTTCGACCTGTTCCTGCCAGCCGTGGAAGTGCGTGCCGCGGTAGGCGAGTGTGAGTCGGAGACGCATGACCGGGCAGGGTACGCGCGTCAACCCCAAAACTTTACACCACCGCCCGACTAGTATCCGCCAGTGACCGATAAAGCGAAACACCCGCCGCTGCCCGAGGCGTTTGAAAAACTTGGCGTTCGACCTTCCGTGCTCAAGGGGCTTGCCGAGGCGAAGTTCTCCGAGCCCAGCGAGATTCAGGCGCTGGTGATTCCCGAAGCTCTCAAGGGCGTGGACATCCTCGGCCAAGCCCGCACCGGGACCGGCAAGACCGCGGCCTTCGCGATCCCGCTGCTCCAACTCGCCGAGCCCGGCGTCGCCACACAGGCGATCGTCCTGGTGCCGACCCGCGAGCTCTGCATCCAAGTCGTCGAGGAAGTCGAACGCCTCGGCAAGCACTCCGACATCCGCGCCACCGCCACCTACGGCGGCGAACGCATCACCGCCCAGGAGAAACGCCTCAAGCACCACCCCGAGATCATCGTCGGCACACCCGGTCGCGTGATCGATCTCTACAAGCGGCGCATCCTCGACTTCCACGATGTCCGCTTTGCCGTCCTCGACGAGGTCGATCGCATGTTCGACATCGGCTTCCGCGACGACATGAAATACCTGCTCGGCAAGATCCGAGACGACCGCAAGCACATCGGCAACGAGCATCCGCTGCAGACGATCTTCGTCAGCGCGACGATCGCTGGCGAAGTCGAACGGCTGGCCCGACGAAACATGCGTGACGACAAGGTCGTGAAGCTCATCGCCCCGGGTGCCGACGACAAGCCGACCGTCGAGAATGTCACGCAGGAGTACTTCTCCGTCGAGGGCTGGGACAAATACCAACTGCTGCGCAAGCTCTTCAAGCGTGAGGAGCCGGAGATGGCGATCATCTTCACCCGCACCAAGCGGACGGCCGAGAAGATCGCCAAGCGGATGAAGGAAGACGACATCAACGTCCGCGAGATTCACGGCAACCTCAACCAGTCGCAACGCGAAAAGGTCATGAAGCAGTTCCGCGACGGCAAGGTCCGTGCCTTGGTCGCGACCGACCTGGCCAGCCGTGGCATCGACGTCGCCGACGTCTCGCACATCATCAACTACGACGTGCCCGAAGACCCCGAGGCGTACGTCCACCGCATCGGCCGAACCGCCCGCATGGGCGCCAGCGGCAAGGCGTTCACGTTCATCGGCAAGGACCAGGGCGACGAGCTGACCAAGATCGAGAACTTGATCAACATGCTCATCCCCCAGGGCCAGGTCGAGGGTTTCAAGGCCACCCCCGAACCCCGCACCAACCGCAGCGGCCGATCGGCCCGGCCCGAGGTCGAGACCAAGCCCGACCCACAACCCGAAGAGCCCAAACCGAAACGCCGCTACGCCGGCCGGGTCGCGCGGACACGTCGGCGGCGCTAACCCCCGCGTCATCCTGAGTGCAGTCGAAGGACTTCTTCGTGTCCGTCACCGAGTCTGTCACGAAAACGAGGAGATCCTTCGACTGCGCTCAGGATGACTCGTTTGCGGTTATCCTCACAAGCATGAAACTCCCGCTCCTCCTGACCTGTCTGACAGTTCTCGCCTTCGCCACCCCGTCCTTCGCCCAACAGCGTGACCTGCTCGACGGCTTCCGCCGCGGCATCAACCTGTCGCACTGGTACGCCCAAACCATGGTCGGCCACTACGACGAGTCGCACCTCTCGACATACTTCACCGAGGCAGACGCGCAGAAGGTCGCTGATATGGGCTTCGACCACGTCCGGCTCACGCTCAACCAGACTGTCCTCTTCGACGCGGACAACCCCGGGACGCTCAACGCCGGCCGGTTGGAGCTGATGCGGCCCCGGGTGCGGTGGTTCCTCGATCGCGACGTCAACGTGATCATCGACCTGCACCCCGACGACCACTACAAGGAAGCGCTGCTGCAGGCAGAGCACGCCGACGCATTCGTGAAGGACTGGCGGGCATTGGCCGAGGCGTTTGCGGACATGCCGGTGGAGCACTTGGCGTTCGAGATCATGAACGAGCCGAAGCCGCAGTGGGAGGTCGGGCCGTGGTCCGAGCTTCAAGGCCGGGCCCTCGCCGCAATCCGCGAGGTCGCACCGGACCACACCGTCGTCGTCAACGCCGGCGATTGGACCGGCGTCGACTCGCTTCCGAAGATGACGCCTTACGACGACCCGAACGTGCTTTACACGTTCCACTTCTACGGGCCGTTCTTCTACACGCACCAGTCCGCGTCATGGGCACCCAAGCCGGTCGAGGGAATGGCCGACGTCCCCTGGCTGATGGACCCCGACACGCCCGACGAGGTCATCCGCGGCATGGTCAGCAGCGACGAGGGCTTCGAATGGCTGCGCGGCGCGGTCACGCGTGGCGACTTCACGATCGAGAGAATGCGTGGCGACTTCGACGACCTCGCGGCTTGGGCCGAGCAGCATGACGTGCCGGTCTACCTTGGCGAGTTCGGCGTCTACACCAAGGCCGGCAAGCGTGAGCACCGGCTCGCATGGCTCGAGTTCGTCCGCACCGAGGCCGAGTCACGCGGCTGGGGCTGGGCGATGTGGGACTACGCCGGCGGCTTCCGCGTCGTCGAGGGCGAGGATCGTACGCCGGACGAGGAGTTGCTCGAAGCGCTGGGGCTATGAACCGTCGGCAAACAACCCTCCCCGAAAGCCCACGGCTTCAGCCGTGGGTCTGCCTGTGGTCACGAACGCCGACCCACGGCTGAAGCCGTGGGCGTTCCCTGCCAAAGCAGCGCACACTCATTCGGCCCGACCGCGCTACACTGCCGACCCATGTCGAAACACGTCGCCATCGTCGGTGCGACGGGTGCCGTTGGCGATGAACTCCTGCGAATCCTCGCCGAACGTGACTTCCCCGTCGCCAGCCTCCGCCCCCTCGCAAGCGCCCGTTCCGCAGGCAAGACCGTCACGTTCAAGGGCGAGTCGGTCACGGTGGAGGAACTGACCAAGGACAGCTTCACCGGCATCGACATCGCGTTCTTCTCCGCCGGCGGGTCGATCAGCAAGGCGTTGGCCGCCCCGGCCGTCGAAAGCGGCGCGGTCGTAATCGACAACACCAGCCACTTCCGCATGAAGGACGGCATCCCGCTGGTGGTGCCCGAGGTGAATCCCGAGGCCACCCACAAGCACATGGGCCTGATCGCCAACCCGAACTGTTCAACAATCATCATGGCGGTGCCGGTCTGGCCGCTGTTCAAGGCGTTTCGGCTCAAGCGGATCGCGGTCAGCACCTACCAGGCCGTCAGCGGCGCGGGTGCGGCAGGCTTGGAAGAGCTCGAACGCCAGACCCGCCAACACGTCGCCGGCGAACCGATCACGAAAGAGAAGTTCGCCTACCCGGTCGTACATAACGTCTTCAGCCACGACAGCGCTGTCGACCCCGA carries:
- the truA gene encoding tRNA pseudouridine(38-40) synthase TruA — protein: MRLRLTLAYRGTHFHGWQEQVEGLRTVQREVRHALQQVVRHPVTVVGSSRTDAGVHAKGQVARFDTHMTQIPLEGMRKALNAKLPVDVLAVRIDHAADDFDTIGDTIDKRYQYQIWTGDDRNLFLHDLAFHRRGVSDLAAMRAAAGNLVGTHDFASFAKPGHGREHTVRTITDCTVSRRGQRIVIGVEGTGFLWNQVRIIAGTLAEVGRGKIDPDSIPDVLAAQDRTAAGPTAPAHGLFLQWIRHRTTSAKPATESADATGG
- a CDS encoding glycoside hydrolase family 5 protein → MKLPLLLTCLTVLAFATPSFAQQRDLLDGFRRGINLSHWYAQTMVGHYDESHLSTYFTEADAQKVADMGFDHVRLTLNQTVLFDADNPGTLNAGRLELMRPRVRWFLDRDVNVIIDLHPDDHYKEALLQAEHADAFVKDWRALAEAFADMPVEHLAFEIMNEPKPQWEVGPWSELQGRALAAIREVAPDHTVVVNAGDWTGVDSLPKMTPYDDPNVLYTFHFYGPFFYTHQSASWAPKPVEGMADVPWLMDPDTPDEVIRGMVSSDEGFEWLRGAVTRGDFTIERMRGDFDDLAAWAEQHDVPVYLGEFGVYTKAGKREHRLAWLEFVRTEAESRGWGWAMWDYAGGFRVVEGEDRTPDEELLEALGL
- a CDS encoding DEAD/DEAH box helicase, with protein sequence MTDKAKHPPLPEAFEKLGVRPSVLKGLAEAKFSEPSEIQALVIPEALKGVDILGQARTGTGKTAAFAIPLLQLAEPGVATQAIVLVPTRELCIQVVEEVERLGKHSDIRATATYGGERITAQEKRLKHHPEIIVGTPGRVIDLYKRRILDFHDVRFAVLDEVDRMFDIGFRDDMKYLLGKIRDDRKHIGNEHPLQTIFVSATIAGEVERLARRNMRDDKVVKLIAPGADDKPTVENVTQEYFSVEGWDKYQLLRKLFKREEPEMAIIFTRTKRTAEKIAKRMKEDDINVREIHGNLNQSQREKVMKQFRDGKVRALVATDLASRGIDVADVSHIINYDVPEDPEAYVHRIGRTARMGASGKAFTFIGKDQGDELTKIENLINMLIPQGQVEGFKATPEPRTNRSGRSARPEVETKPDPQPEEPKPKRRYAGRVARTRRRR
- a CDS encoding aspartate-semialdehyde dehydrogenase, with the protein product MSKHVAIVGATGAVGDELLRILAERDFPVASLRPLASARSAGKTVTFKGESVTVEELTKDSFTGIDIAFFSAGGSISKALAAPAVESGAVVIDNTSHFRMKDGIPLVVPEVNPEATHKHMGLIANPNCSTIIMAVPVWPLFKAFRLKRIAVSTYQAVSGAGAAGLEELERQTRQHVAGEPITKEKFAYPVVHNVFSHDSAVDPDTGRNVEEQKMIDETAKIFATDKLGVSATCIRVPVPRTHCESINLEFAEAVTPEQVREVLAAAPGIKIVDDRAANHFPMPTEASNQDDVLVGRIRQDSSRPDGRGIDLFVAGDQIRKGAATNAVQIAELL